The Zea mays cultivar B73 chromosome 7, Zm-B73-REFERENCE-NAM-5.0, whole genome shotgun sequence DNA segment cAAAAGGATTGGTTTGCAATTTAGCTTTTAATTTCTAAATCAAGGGTCTCTCTTTTTATTATTAGTAAGTGataggagagcatgggtatcatatgtatgtccactttattatgtaggatagaagatgtcttTAGGGTATATATAGGTTTGGGACAAGAAAGAGTAGGATAAGAAAAAAaaaactccatccaagattgtggatcttgactcatcttggtgacctcacttgatccttgaagacttgagttggtgctcacCCTTCCTTGATGAAGTTGATCATATTCTTCGGTCTTGTCTTattgattaggagttagtgtaTATTATCGGGCTAGAGAATATGGTCAAGATAGGTATggttgagatagactacatgatgtaggtcaaaagtttgtgtgatgttaggtggggataggcagattatgcaatccatcaagactctattggttgggttggtcTATCAGTCTTTATTTAGTGTAGGGTGGACTAAATTACAACATGTGAATAGGGTCTAATCCATTTCACAAGTATTAACTGGTCCATTAAGTAACTCATTTAAATTAGATCATAGTAGGTTAGAtgtgatctagattagattggtatgactagtttgactagatatgatctaattaatcttgcattagatcatggttgttaaactagggtggataagtatgcctattaggataagatggatccataaagataagataaaatcttttgaggtcagttagatctattaggctgagataaaatcttttcaagataagatgagtatcttttaagatgagatggatttattaagataagggagaatcttttaagataagatgaattggttagaatgagatcttttaggataagataaatctcttaagctagatagGTTCCAAATGGGATAATTTAGGTtgcctagttattttataaatatatttttatacctatgtgtatatgcagatgtaattgtggacattactccacaacccatcacactcaatcaaagatccaaatcagacagatatcataagaacaaacattcaagtgcatagataaaaatagttttgtttttgttcctaagattaggtctcctattcctaaaggtcactttaggcactggatttcaaagtgtgaaatccacatttgtccttagaaagaaaagataagaataatcagagtaagcggaaatagatgagaaaagattaagaaaagtttagaaaagaatcagagcagcaaaggtaagtaaataatggttgtccagttctatctaggtttcgtcctacagtcaacattcctctgataccacttctgtaacacccggattttaggggtccaaaacccggggttaacataaacaccaggtatgctgggaccaagtctcatacatatgatgtatagtggcacaggatcgaatgtcacaactttatatataacaggagttctttacaaaataaataattacattataaggagacaacggtccagcaacccaaagttgactgggagacgacgacctagacctctcacgaactcatcaccgcatcctccatgagcatcatcctgcagtacctggtcctgacctgtggtgtatgtgagacagcaagagtgagctcacatacgttcatcgctcaacaagttgtggggaataatgtgcatgaactcgccaaagatgggagctcatgtgaagtgtaaggcttaccaacggagatggttgaagctgagcattgcttttagagttggtcaaaattttattagcaattactaagtgtaagtaaataccaacccaattaaatagtagaacaaagtaacaacatcacctgcgatgcaatgcatatgacaaattgaatttagttccataaattaatcatgtgagtgtccgagccgctcatgaccgtgagcacggctagtataccagttttacactctgcagaggttgcgcatctttacccacaagtcgtgtatcccatgtcgccagggtttgcaaagcccttagacacttccgaggtgaatggctagggatccactacgaggcctttacaaagttccactagcttcagaaaacccgctacagtttataggaagctccaatgcaggaatcccttgcaggaccgccatcacagcaaaatcctcccgagggcctccccaggaatcccttgcaggaccgccatcacagcaaaatcctcccgagggccttcccaggaatcccttgcaggaccgccatcacagcaaaatcctcccgagggcctccctacactgaccactcccctactgcccttgcccctttcgggtaaggtagtcttccactagctttcctaattaatcggccaagggcgtcccattaaacccttgtggtagcactgttttcccgggtggttctccatgttccaattaacataatgatcttatcatgaacagtaataataaacagataataaaagtgtaatcataaataatgtatcttcatacccaaaaccacataaagcactagcaagtactacccaaaaagttcagtggtaaacaaggtataaagatagtcaaaactagggtaacctattaggtcccgtcaaattaacctatgcagatcattatgattaattagaacatgagtgggtaaaaagaagtgatcaagggcacaacttgcctgggccttgagaatccaggtaccaggatgatcttcaggtgactcgtgacctcgcactagtcgtagcaatacaaacaaacagtgtataggcaaaattaacattacaccaaacatatatgccaaaatacatattaataatctacatattaaaataagatcacaggaaaaagaattattaattttcgagttatagattttaagttatgaatttcctaagatttaaggtgattataataggattacatgataaatttattttctaacagagttcatgtcaaaacagtgattctaaatgatagagaatattattacaaaattttagaaattggaatggttcaatttggagctaaaatggattttctatgaattatctaagttttagcaattattttcatattaaaaatctatttaataatcattttccctggttttattatgttctggactgggcctcaaatccagagaaacccagggggctcAGTGTAAGTTGCCCGAGACACAGCGCACAGTAacatatggacggcgggttgatttagtGAAACCCGAGGGGTTCATATGAAAAACGACCCGGCCGAAGGGTATGATATGATCTGGGCCGTCCGATCGCGCGCCAACCGCCCAGATTAGATCACCAATTAAACGAACCGGTACGCATCACAGGCCGCACGATGGAACTTCAACGACTCAGATTTAAATAACCTATACGGATTTACTACCGGCCGATCGAGATCGGACGGCGCGCGATCCTCGGTCGAAGCGGTACGCATCAGGCTCAATCGCGACCGAAGATGCTCGATCCAACGGCGAGCACGTATCTCTCCCCTACCCTTGACCAACGCGGCGGCGCCAATAATCCCCGGCGGCGCAGCCCGTCGGCGAGGCCACGGTCGGCGACTTGGTGCTCTAATCCACAATCCTACGGGCGCTATGCTACGAGCAGTACAAGGCGAAAGACGTGGAGAGGACCATACCGCGAATCGCGCAGTCATATGCCCTGGCCACGACGCATGGCGGCACCGCCGCGAACCAtttgctccggtgagcaattgaaGCTGCCCCGATGTTCGGTCCTGCCCGACCGATGCACAAACGACTTCCCTGGGTCCCGGCGACGCTACTTGACCACAAATCGGAGGCGGGGCGCAAGCACAGAGGAGGTTTCTCCAACGGCGGCCGcggggcggcaatggcgggcgcggCTGCGTGGTGGGCTGTGTTGGGGAAATAGGGCACGAGCGGCAGGGTCGAGGGACCGCCAATTTGTAGACGCGGTAAGGAACCGAGCGGCGCAACGGCCCCGAAATCTACGGCGAGGCCCCGCCATGCTCGCGCGTTTGTTGCGGTGAAGAAGATGGAGTCCGGTGTCCGTGAGTCTGTCTGGTGGGCCCGTGTAGCAGCCACACGTGAGAATGGAGGAGCGAGCGCGAGCCGCGCGCGGATACGCCTGACGAAACGGCCCACCCGTCAGTGACAGAGTAAAGGATGCGAGCGTGAGAGAAAGAGAGGCTGACGTGAGGGCCCCGCATGTCAGCGAAACAGATGAGAGGGCGCGTGCGGGAGTAGAAATTTGGGCCGCGAGGGAAAGAAAAGCCAGGTGGGCCGAATTCCAGGTTGCGGCCCAACAGCAGGTtttattctttttcctttttttcttttctattttcttttctccattttcaaatccaatttgagttcaagtttaaattcaaacttttgtGAATAACTGGTCCTCAGTTTGAATAGTATAATTTAATATTATAAGTGTGAAGGATGTTTATTctgattttattttattttatgtaggatttttcttagttcttcccttctcttttactttctattttctattccaaattcagaatttgggtgttacacCCCGCACGACGAAGGCGGGGTGGACCTGCTCGAAGATGAGATCTTCGTGCCCAGATGCTCCTCGGAGGACGCGTTCTGGCGCTTCTCTCCGGACTGCACTAGGCTGTTAGGCTTGCCGCTGCTCAGCGGTCTGCTGGATTCCGGCACTCCGTCGTCAGAAATGTCTGGGGCAACGCCGTCGTCAGGGTTTCTCCCAGTGCAGAAGACTCCAAGCAGTGGCAACAGCATCAGTCCCTTCTCTCTTATTGTCAAGCGAGCATCGGAGTCTTCTGCCAGATTTCGGACTTTGTGTGCCCAGCAGGGACTGGGCAGCATCTACTGGTACGATTCGGTGGCGGATCCGACACCAATCTCTGGTGAGTCATGGCCTGAAAGTGTTAGCAATTATACACGGTCAGGGTTGACAAGGACAGGCAGTCGTCCCCTGAAGATGATGGATCCAGTGATGGAATGTCTTGAGATGATGAGTTTGTCTCCAAGGCCTGGGGACGATGACTATGATGGAACTGGCACACTGCCTGCACCATTGCCTCAGCATAGCTTCCAGTTTCCAGGGGATCCAACGCCTCTGGAATCCATAGACTTGACCTCTTTTAAGAGGTCTCCTCGTGACATAGAATTGAAGGCAAAGGACACAAGTTTCCGAAAATCAGTCATGGCAGACACTCGTATCTCTTGGCAGGAGGGGCTTGTCAGCAGAATGTTTGATATGGGTGACTTGGATTGCTGCAAATGGCTATCTGACGATGAAGATTCACCAGTGTTTTTGCACACTGACAAGGCTTTGGCTCTTGGTACCAATTTTGAGCCATGTAATGGTTGTTGCCTACATGAGGGTGGCGACCAACAGGAAGCATGCGGCTTTGGCTCTGTTGAGCTCAGTTGCATTGGTGATTCAAGTCCGATTTGGTGGGTTTCCAATCTTTTCGGTTTTTTCCAGTTTGTTTATTCCCTCCTACAAATCCAGGTATCCACCACCCCTTCTTGTTTTTTAATTTACTCTGTTCAGAAAATTTATTTTGGACTTCTCCTTCTCATCTTTTTCTGATACGATTTGTTAAGAACAGCTCTTGCAGGCACAATGCGTTAAAGGCAACTGAAAAATGTAAGGTCTCATTAATTCATTGTATGTTATGTAATGATTGGAATTTATATCTAACTTAGTTTTGATTCTCTATTCTTCTCTTTTTTTCCTAATGCCATGACAAACTAAAGCATGCTTTCCAGTTTTATTTATTGTATCAGCAATGGTGTGCAAGAGGGTTGAATCTATGTTTAAAATGTTTTGTGACAGGATCTTTCGGTTTCATGTCCTATGTAGCAAAGTTGGAAAATACTTCTGATTCTTACATATTTCACAAAGGAGGTAATTGGTACTTAATTTAGTTGGTTCTTCATTGGCCCACTACATGATGTATAGTGATTGCAATTTTGTTTTATGCATCGAGTTTATGTGTTGCATTAAAGAGACGAATCTATGTTTAAAATGTTTTGCGACAGGATCCTTTATTTCAAATCCTGGTTCAGTGAAGTTGGAAACTATTTCTGATCTTTACATATTTCACAAAGGAGGTAATTGGCGCTTAATTTAGTTGTATGTTTTGAATAGTGAAGATAAATTGAGGATGGAAAAGTTACCAGGTATATCAGATGTTGTTAGTAGAGGCTGCATAAATGATGATGAAATGGGAAAACAATTGTGCTTCCCGCATCACATATCAGCGGAAGATGATATATGATACAAAACCATCATGATAGCATAGCCATTTGTAGGATTCATGGTCCACCGATTTTTTTCATAACATTCACATGTAATGCAAAGTGGCCTGAAGTTAGCGAAAGTCTTTATCACTGTAGTAAAAAAACTTCAGATGCACCTGATGTTGCAGTGAGATTATACCATATGAAATTGCAGGAGCTGTTATAAGATAATAAATTTGGTAATATATCTGGCCCATGCAAAGAAGGTATGGACAACTGCCTACCATGTTTTCATGACCAAAAGATGTTTTCCAACAATTTTTCGTTTTGTTTTTTAAAATTTTTTGAACGAGTGGATACCGACAAGCAACTTTTTAGTATTTTTGGTTGGTGCATGCCACTACTGCTCATGTTGTTCATGTACAACCTCCTTTTTTTTGGTTGGTacatattattattgttcatgttgtccATGTGTAGCTTTAGTAAAAAAAAAGGTCTCTAATTGTGAGAACTGCATCTAGCATGATTATGACAACCTTTTTTCTATTTACATTAAATCATAATTATATGTCTTCTACAGCCCATAGTACTAATCCACAATTCTATTGTATGTATCGTTTGCATTTACCTTAAATGTACAcattgtttctatttctttatCCTTTTTTATAGAGATCCTATGAGGCTATGACAATATATTTTGTTATTAAAATTGACACATAAATACATGTCAAGTATTGCTGCTATTGTTCATCCAAAATTCTTGTGTAATTGCTACATGTATTCCCATTCTCTTTTTATATTCCAGTAGAATAATAGAACCATGTACTCCTTTACGAAGTATTCAGCAATATAGACTCATAGGGGGAGAATGTGCTCATCCCTCGTATATCATTGACACTGATGAAAAATGCATCTATGTTTATATAAATAAACCACCTGTTGAAGCCTGTCACtccatgtgtgttgatgcaacatCTGGGAAAAAACAATGCTATTAGTTGTTGACATATGCTACTTTAATACTACTTAATATGTATTGCAATCTCAGTTCCCTCTACCGTTGGTCCAAATTGCATCTGTATACATAGAGACCAATTGTTAGAAACTTTCTGAATCTGTGTATATTAATGCAACTTCTGGAAAACGCTGTTGTTAGCTCTTGACGTATGCTTTTAAAATGCTAATTAGTATGTATTGCAATCTATGTTTCCTGTACAGTTCTTCAAACTGTTACAATACCCATTCCAATATTAGTCAAAAGCTACTACAGTTTACCAAAGTTTCCTTAAATCTGCTCTTGTGTGACTGTGTCCATGTAGTTATATGGTCCATAACGAATATTCTTTATATAACATTTCCACACTACAATTTCTATCTACTTAAAATATCATCACACACGTTTTAAAATACGGGTCAACATGCGCGCAAGGCGCGCACAATACACTAGTAACACATGGATAACAATCCATTTTCTAATTAGTTTATTTTCCGTTGGGAAAATAGGAATCTCTTGACAAAATGAAGTTCTCAAACTAACCCTTAGTAAACCATAAATACATCGAACTGAAGATCATAGTATTAGCAACATCTATATTAATAATCACACACATTATGTTACACTAGTATAATGTCTATGCATTACTACTGTTTCTATATATCATATTGGtagattttgttttaataaaacacaaAAATATGTGTTTTATTGGTTAGATATGTGTGAATATAGAGCCAACGACGAAGGTTCAAACCTCCCCTTATACATAATTTAGTACTAGTGTTGGTAGAGAGAATTAAATATATTCTTTGGCCTTTAGTAAACCATAAATACTAGGACGAAGAGAGTAAATTCATAATCAGACGACTATAGTCCATATTCCACAATCTATGTTGTTCACAAATCGACCATGTTTAATGAGCCTCAGTTCTCAAGGCACCGGTAAACATAATATCTCATAACATACAACACAACAACAATGTAACATGTTATATCGAAATGAGAGAAGAAGCAATGTACTTCTGTAGGCACAACCACATGTGCATAGACTGAATGGATGATAGAGCGATAGATGTGTTATCTTTATCACCTACAACAATAGCGTGCAAAACTCTTTGTCACATACTAGGTACTCGAGCGAAGTTGGGCTCTTAATTATAATTTGATTTACATGAAAAATTTAGAGAAGCCCCATTATTCACCGCCCTTAGGCATTGTAATAATCTCATTTAGTATCAAAGCCTCATGTTTACTAGTTTAGCTTAACCACATTGAGTTAAGATGTCTAGGGGGTGGACCTCCTTGAGGGTGACgattttctttattagaaaaattCATACAGAAGTTTATATTGAGACTACAAAAATAGGAGTTTTTAAAGTCGCTACTCAAGAGCTTTACAAGAACACTCTATTTAGAGATCTTTGCAAGGACATGTTCAATATACTATGTAACCATAAATATGCTCTTATTAGTAGGTCTGACATGTGTGCACTTTATGAAGTGATCTAGAGTAAGGCTGCCTCGAGCAATGACCTGTATAAGGTCCACTACGCTAAATATAGCGGCTGCTATAATCGTCTCCAATAGCGCACTGTAAAGGATACACTAAAATAGCGAAGGGCAGTGTCGCCCGCTAGACTTGGAGGATCCTCTATGCTCCTCTTCACCGCCTGTCAGTTTTATTTAAATATAAATCAGAGAGAGAAAATAATGTAGTTTATAAATTATGTTACTATTGTATATATAGAGGACTGAATTTAGGAAACGTTGCTGGAGACTGAGAAGatatagagaacaaaatcttttaGAATATGCTGTAAAGGACAAAAAATATTTCTTTAGGGGATAAAATTTAGGGGACACTGTTGGAGAGAGACTAAGTGTGAGTAGCATTATCATTTAgtcatgaaaaaattaaattattTTGAAATGCTTTCTCATACAAATGCAAATGATATGTACTCTGATTGAATGTTCTCGTAGAGGAAATTAATTGATTATTATGACTCGCACATCAACAAAAAAATGTATCTTTATCGTATATAGGTCTTAACcagtaaaaaaataaaaaagatcaAAATTTAGAGAGAAATTAAATCAACAAATTCAGCTCCTCTTAGAGGTCGCTCCTTGAATACACATGGACCGATACGTACACGTGACGTGCATCGACCATGTGTGCGCCGCTTATGATTGCGTGGAGCATATATACGTGTATTCTATTGCTTGAGGATCGGCGAAGCTTTATAAGTTAGTACTACATATACATCCACACTGACATACTACAAGCGCATCGGATCCTGCTTGCATCGAAAGCTAGGTAACAGGCAATGGGCGCCGGATCACATGCACGGCGATCACGTACGCACATGGCCCACATGATTTATGCATGAGATGTCTCTCGAGATAGATGATGATGCGTGCGTGTATATGCATGCATGCTTCCAAGACACACCACCCCTTCTTCCAATCTCATCTCACCCCATATTTTAATCAGACGCCTTTTCGCCTAAGATATAAACAAGGGAGCAGCACGTCGTAGTAACTTAGGATCAGCGCGCTGTATGCGTGTATATTTCTGAAAAAATGTATTTATACGTACAGATACAGATCCTTATATATATAGCGGCGTAAATTATATTGTTATCCAGTAACTCACGATCCCCGCTGGTTCCAAAACCGCATAATAAATGGGAAAACACccagaaagaaagaaaaataatAATTACTGCTTAGTTTTAATCCATATCAACTTCTACTATTTctatattatttttttatttataaATTACAGCTACAGCAGTCTAAACAATCAACTTTAATTCGAACATCTCTATGCAGAGGCCACCGAATCCACCGCCTACAACCATCCTGTCCGTTGATGAGAATATTAGAGTATTTTGTCAGACACACAGTAAAAAATAAACCTACAATCTAGCCAGTAGCTTTTTCCAAAAGCCGGCTTTTGTCACACTGCAAAGTTAAAAACACTTTAAAGCCTGTTTTTGGCATTATTTGGATGGAAGAACTTTACAATATATATGGGAAAAAATTAGCGGTTTTTAGCGTCGTtcaccaaacgatttttagcCTTTTTACCGTCCATAGAAACTTTTTTCGCAACCCACTGCGTACAACAACTTTTTTATAGCCACATCTCAACCAAACAAATCTATATTATTTTTAGAGTTTTCATTCACGTGACGTCAATCTTTTGCCTCCATATTTGGGCGGGTTCCACTCACAATGTCGCTACCTAAATAGGATCAAATCTATAAACTCTGCTAAAAAAGATATGGAGTTGAGGATTAAGGCCATATTATTTCACTTCTAGATTATATAAGTTAGATTATGGTGAAAGGGTAGGAGAGTAAAATATCACTTTGAGATTACAAATAAGCTAAAATAAACTATCCATTACTAGCTTATTTCAAATTATTTATAGTCCCAAGTAATATTTTATCCTCCTATCATTCCACCATAATCTAACTTATATAATCTAGGAGAGAAACAAACACACCCTAACTCTAGGGGTTTGTTTAGGAGCAAGAGAAATGTAGGGGATTGAGGAGGCTAAAATTCTTCGTTATTTAAAATGGAATAGTAATAGATTTTAGTACCCTCAATCCCTTCATTTCTCTTGCTCACAAACAAACCCTAGGTGTTTTGTAGAGCACCAAAAGTGATACCCCAAAAACTTTAGGGGATGTTTGGTTTGAAGAATCAATTCATTCCAGATGAGGTAGTGTATAATGAGTCCATTCCACAATTTTGGTAGAATGGACTCGTTCGTCATATTATTACTAATTACTAGCATGTGGTGATAGATCAACTCATTTTATTCCACAAGCCAAATAAGAAAGCGAGGAGTGAGAAAAATGGAGTACCCCATCTTTAAACCAAACACACCTTAGTTTTTTATACTACTCTATGGTGGAGTTAGTAAAGCAAGTCTTAGAGAACCCTTCTTCTCATTCTCTCTCGCATGAATGTGTGAGACTTAGAGTTTGACTCACCACTAGTACGAAAAGCTCTATATAGGCGGTTTTAAATATATTTGTATTGATATTTTTCAGAACCGATAGTGCTTTGGGCTAGTGGAAAAATTCTTTGTATAGGCGGGTAACCGAGAACTGCCAGTGAAAATCTTTATCAGGAAACATAAATTGTGTTTTAAATAAAAATATCAAAAAATAGGCCTCACCCATCTCTATCAAAGTCACCATTTTTCGAGGCTATGCAGCAAGTAGGAATTGAACCCACACAACTCCACCCTCGCGTGTAGGCCCCTCTACCATTCCACCTATCACTTATGTCTTTATTATAGTTTTGTTACCCACATATTACAACAATCCGAGTATAAATTAATTATTTAAGGTTATAAACGAATTCGAATGAAaaggttgtcaactacaaagtttcataacttttgaagttctacaacttttatgttgGTACTTTTCCATCCGAGTTCATTTGCAAAATTTGCATTTTAATTTTGACAAAAACTTAGATGCAATTTTTGAGAGCCAGaacgatttcaaataaaaaatttgccaactacaaaatttcataacttttagatatGTTGATGGTTTTTTCATACGAGatcatttgaaaaactaaaaaaaACAGGATAAAATTTATTTCTAGTGGCGGATTCTTAAGAaacccgccactagaaatcgatttTTTGTTGGCGGTTCCACGAGAAATCAATTTTTAGAACCCCCACTAGAAATCATGGTTTTCTTAAAAAACCGTCACTAGAAATAACACTGGCGTTTGATAACTAAAATTGTCTGTAAAAATTAAACTTCACCGCATGTTTGAGCCGTTTTCTACTAGTGGACGGTTCACTAAATAAATAGTGGAGAAATACAAGAAAGATGAACAATGTATGTGTGGAGGGGTGGACCTATGTATATGGAAGTGAGGACACATGACATCGCTTATTTATTTGTTACAAGTAATAGTACCGTCTAGATTTTCAGTATTAGATCCCTTAACCTAACTTTGATGATCTCACTCTACTATTTTGGTGCTAGTTGTTGCAAATATGTCCTTACCCCCTATTTTATCCCGGGTGCGCACCTATATGTGTGGAAAACAAAAATGCAAACTGAATATCCATTCATTGAACTTTGAAATGGAGGGAGTGCATTTGTATATCCATGCATGTGTGGAGCCATATACACATCCATACAATTGTTAAAGTGCTTTATATGTGGGCAGTTATCTAC contains these protein-coding regions:
- the LOC103634225 gene encoding uncharacterized protein, with the protein product MANPTLRLLGFRCGAEVRGHGGEVNLLSEATPSTGAPPPVHASISPEVAAACGSTTPACFAAGHHVVPGVGDHRKCRPRGILAIAGEGLTSQDLDEELSRASIHWLSSPSGAVAWTSSTKCGNEEASVNWLVSPCNTRILGVQNPGLTILCRIFLSSSLLFYFLFSIPNSEFGCYTPHDEGGVDLLEDEIFVPRCSSEDAFWRFSPDCTRLLGLPLLSGLLDSGTPSSEMSGATPSSGFLPVQKTPSSGNSISPFSLIVKRASESSARFRTLCAQQGLGSIYWYDSVADPTPISGESWPESVSNYTRSGLTRTGSRPLKMMDPVMECLEMMSLSPRPGDDDYDGTGTLPAPLPQHSFQFPGDPTPLESIDLTSFKRSPRDIELKAKDTSFRKSVMADTRISWQEGLVSRMFDMGDLDCCKWLSDDEDSPVFLHTDKALALGTNFEPCNGCCLHEGGDQQEACGFGSVELSCIGSFGFMSYVAKLENTSDSYIFHKGGSFISNPGSVKLETISDLYIFHKGEKPEHAEAEAEAASLVHTGAVCVRTATATQDSAVTVARETESRPEPSPQADRGKVAVGAGASASAGASACACAVGARRRSG